The genomic stretch GGGATTCCTCCAGGGCCAGGCCCCGCCGCCGGCCGGCACGCCGCCGGGCCTGCCCTTCGCCGTGCACCACCACAACCTGACTCAGGCAGGGATCTACCAGATCCAAAACGTCAATCTGAAGGCCTTGGCGCAAAACCGCGTCTATCTCTCGGCGGTCTTCATCTCGCCGCTGCCGATCCGCGGCGGCTCCGGCTCGCCGGTGGCCCCGATCGCGATCGGGGCGCCCTGGCCCTTCTAGCAAGATTCCGTCAAGCCCGAGGCCCGGGGTGAACCATGGTGGCGCGCCCCGGGCCTTTTTTTGCCTTTGTTCACACTTCGAGAAGTTCCCCAAAAGAAAACAGGCGGAAGAGTTTGGGCAGAGCCATATTTACCCCTGGATATTATTGATATTTATCGCAGAGGCCGCTTCGAGGACTTTGGCATGAAGACTGCTTACTAGACTCAGGAAGCATTGTTGATAGGAGGACCTTCATGTCGACCCAACGCATCCCCGCCCCCTTCGCCACCGCGCTCCTTGCCGCCGAAGGCGGCGACTTTCAGTCCCTTCGCGCCGCGGCTTCGCAGCTCCCTCAGGCCGTTTCCTCCGCAGACAGCGGATTCGAAACGGCCCGGCCCCGGCTGGTCGGAGAGATTCGCAGCACGCGAGCGGGAATTTGGGGCGGCAACGACGGCAAGGCCCTCCTCCAAAATTTTAAAAACGGAAAAGACTCCTCGGCTCCCGCGGGCAAGCTGGACAACGGCGAATCGGGACAAGAAGAGGTCGACGGTTTTGAAGGACGCTTCCGCTTTTCCGTCCCCCAGCCCCAGCCTAGGCCCAAGCTGGACATTTAAGTCATGCCCTTACCCATCCTCGCCGGCGTCGTTTTGCTGGGGGCCCTTGCGGGCCTGACCGGCGGCTGCGCCGCACGACATCCAGAAAGCGAGACGCCGAAGGAGCCGTCGGGCGCTCCCGGCGCCGAGGCCTTGGCGAAAGCGCCGCGGGAAGTCTCCGACCCATGCCCCTCGGACCGGGAGATCCCGGTCGAACGCGGCGCCTTTTTCAGCGGGGCCTCGCGACCTTTGGACGTGCACGGCGACCTCAAGGCCCTGCGCCGACTGAATCCTCGATTCCTCTGCGGCCTAGAGCGCATCACCGTCTACCCCTTCACCGACGCCCTCGGAAATCCCTGCGAGATCGAGTCGAAAAAAGTGCGCGGCTGCTACGACCCGCCGCGCAAAATGATCTACATCGATGAGGTGGACTACGACTCCCATGTCCTGTTCCATGAGGTGGGCCACCATCTCGAGCGCTCGGCAGGGCGTTATTTGCATTTGGATTGGAACAATTATTTTTCGGAGTTCCTTGACTTCTCATGGCGCCACGATCGCGCCCAGGGGACCCTCAAGCCCCGCAAAGCCCACGGCGACCTCCTCTTTGCCACGGCCTACGCCACGGTCAGCCCCCGGGAGGACTTCGCCGAGACCTTCGCCGCGGCGGTCGCGCAGCGCCTGAAGACGGAGGGCTATATCCCGAGATCCGACATATCCGGCAGCGAGCCGGAACCGCTCCAACAAAAAATCCGCCACGTCTCCCAGCTGTTTCGGCCGGATCCTCTCGATATCGGAAATTGAGAAATTGCAACCTCGGCTCCCCTAAAAAAACAACCCCCGGCTTGCGGCCGGGGGTTGTCGGAAGGGGATAGGTTATGGTTTTTCAAACGTCTATCAGGCTGTTGAAAAACTTGTTTTATTCCTGCCGGAGTGAATCCGGCTCCATACACCGCCCAAAAATCCTTCGGATTTTCGGGGCCCGCCAATCCGCCTGCGGCGGCTTGGCCCAACCACCGGTGGTTTTTCAACAGTTGTTGCGGCGGCGCAGGAGAGGGAGGGCCAGCGTCAGCCAGGCCAGGTCCCAGCCGGGGGTCGCGGTCGCCGTCGCGGACAGGCTGCAGCCCGCCCAGCCGCTGCCCGAGCTGCTGGGGCTCAGACCCTCGCCGGGCACCACGCCCTTGTTCGCGGCGTCCTCGCCGTCTTGCGGGGCGTCCGTGGCCTCCGGCTCGTCGGTGGGCACCGGCTCGAAGTGAGGGATCGCCAGATCCGTCGGACCGTCGAAGCCGGCCTTCGGAGGCTTGGGGGCTAACTTCATCCCGCCGGCCTGCACCGTCGTGAACATCTCGATCTTAGCCACCTCGCCCGACTGCACGATCGAGGTCTTACCGTCCGGCAAGGCAAACTGCTGGGAAGCGCCAGAGCTTTGGTAGCCGGCCGCGCCGCCGGAGGAAACGATCGCCACCGTGGTATCCTCCGCCAAGGTGATCCAATCGCCGCCGTTGACCTGCACCGACTTTAGGGGACGGTCCGCGGCGATGCGAGAAATCTGCAGCAGAGAACCGTTGTTGCCCTCGGTCGCGGAGAAGGCGAAGTCTTGGCCTTCCGCGCCGCCCTTCACGCGGACCACATCGCCGGCGCGCAGCGGGAGCTTGAAATGGTTGTCGCCCTGCGGGCCGACGTCGAACTTCGCGGTGAAGCTCAGCTCGCCGACCGCCGCGGTCTGGCCCAGGGCGGGCCCGGCCTTCTTCACCTCGGCCAGGTGGTAGAGCAGCTTCCCGTCGGTCGCGAGGAACTTGTGCGCGGGCGCGGCCTCGACCTTCAGCTGGAGGCTCTGCCCGGCGGAAAGGCGCAGGAACAGCGCCTCGTCCGCGGCGATCCCGTGCTTGTCGTTCTCCGCCGCCAATCGATAGGAGACCTGGCCGTGGACGGTGGCGATCTCCAGGCCTTGATCGAGGTTGATCCGAGCGAGGGTCCCCTCGAATTGATCGGGACGCGTCACGACCAAGCCGTGCTCGAAACAGGTCTTGCCCGGGCCCTCGCCGTGCGCGATCCCCGGTCCGGGCTCGTCGCCGCCGACGCAGCGTTGATAGTTAAAGCCCTCGTGGTTGACCAAGCGGATCAGCAATCCGCCCTGGGCGCTGCGCTCCACCAGCAGTTCCGCCGTCTTGGCCTTGTCGCCGCCGGTGGTGTTGCTGAGGGTGACGGAGTCGCCCGCCGCCATGTCCCGCTCGATCGGTATCTCGATCCCACCCGTAAAGCTGTAGTCCGGCGGAAAGCTCAGCCGGGTCGCGTCCTTGGCCCCCAGGCCGGGTTGCAACAGGACCTGAGCGCCCGCGTAGGCGGTATAGGGTCCCACAGTCTGTTTCGCGGCATGGCTGCTGGCTAAAAATCCCAGAGACGCCAGCGCGAGACCGGCGATCCATGCGGTGTTCTTCAAGGTATTTCCAAACGACATAAAAGCCTCCTTCGAATGTCGAATGGAGTAGATTGCACCGCATGTGCCAGAGGGAGCCTAAGAAACAGGCCATTGATATTATTAGATTTTTACAGAAATCCCTTCACTTATCGGGGGGTGGGGCCCATAAATCGGAAATTTCGTGAAGTGGATAAAGACCTATCTGGGGGCGCGCCACCGGCCGACCGCTAGGGTCGCCAGGGGCAGCAGGAAGAGCCAAAGGCCGGAGGCCCCGGGCATGGCCCCGCCTAGGGAACAACCGCCGGTGTCGGGCTCGGGGGCCTCGCCCAGAAAACGGGCGTTTACGGAGAGGTCGACCTGGCCGTTGGGGGTAAAAGAGACGCTGGCGGAAGACGATTCGGGAAAGGTCGGCGCGTAGGTGACTACCATCGTGCAGAAGTCGTCGGGCGCGATCGTCGGGTTTTGACTGCCGCAGGGTTGAGAGCCCCCGTTGACGTCGATGGAAAAGCTGGCGTCGCCGCTGGCGGTGAAACCGGTGATGGGCAGGGGCGCCGCAGTGAGATTGGAGAGGGTGATTTCTTGGGACTCCGAGGCGCCGACCTCGACGGTCCCGAAATCGATCAAGATGGGGGTCACGTCCAAGACGGGGGTCTGCGCCCGCGCGGCCGTCGCCCAGAGTCCGAAGAGACAGAGAGTCAAGAGACGAATCGTGTTCATATCCGTCCCGTAGCAAAGAACGCCGTCCATTTCAAACAAGCTTTTGGGAATTTCTTGCCGACGCGGCGGACCGTCGCTGGCAAAAACCGAGGCCCTGGGCCGGCAGGCCTCCGCCCCGCCTCAGAAGAGATACTGGCCTTGGGCGTCCTTCTTCACCCCGCCGATGCCGATATTGGGGAAGACCTTGAATTTGATGACGAGACTCAAGGCCGCGATCAGCAGCAGGAAGGCCCCGTCAATCAAGGCGCCGACCAGGTCGCCGTCATAGCGCCGCAGGATCTGCGTCAGGCCGAGCAGGCAGAAGATGGGGATGAGCAGGTAGATCTGTCCACTGAAACGGTAAACTTCGACGGCACAGGCGACCGGAATAAGGAGTCCCAGCAGCGCCACGCCGAGGGCGGGAAGCACGCCGAAGTCCTGGAACATCGCGAAGACCGAGAGCAGCTTCGAGAGGGCCGCAAGGAGCAAGAGGACGAAGAGCACGGTGTTGAGGACCCGGTACTTCGCCCGCAGCTCCGGGGTGGGGATGTTGGCGATCGCCACCGCCAGTTTCACCGGCCGCCGGATCTGGTCTTTGAGGGAATCGTAGACTTGGCGCCGGTCCTGGCCCGCGTGGACGGCCTCGCGGGCACGTCGGTAGATCTCGGAGTTTCCCATCCCCCATTCGTAGCGCATCCCGGAAAAAACCGCCAGCGTC from Deltaproteobacteria bacterium PRO3 encodes the following:
- a CDS encoding choice-of-anchor D domain-containing protein, encoding MDGVLCYGTDMNTIRLLTLCLFGLWATAARAQTPVLDVTPILIDFGTVEVGASESQEITLSNLTAAPLPITGFTASGDASFSIDVNGGSQPCGSQNPTIAPDDFCTMVVTYAPTFPESSSASVSFTPNGQVDLSVNARFLGEAPEPDTGGCSLGGAMPGASGLWLFLLPLATLAVGRWRAPR